The window GAATAATAGAAAAATCACTAAAGTGTAATTGGAATAATAAAAAAACTCTTCAAAGTGTAATTGGAATAAAATATAACTCACCCCTTTTCTAGTTCTATATATTTACATGGTGTAAATCTAATAAGTATACTAATCTCATCACTGGCTAGTCCAAAAACCCCGGTATCAATTTTCTTGATAAAAACTTTTCCTAAAACAATTAAAACAGAAAAGACCTCTTTTTGTAAATTGAAGGAgttaaaaaggaagaaaatctaAATAAATCAACTAATTAAAGGAATGTATTAATGAACCTTAGCTGCGAAGACTAAAACCCAATTGGTTACTTTCTATTGCTTCtgtgagaaagaaaaaaaaagaacaaaatttcaATAAGAAATAAAACTTGTATAGCTCCAAAGGAAAAGCTAGCCATTaattcaataataataacaaaaatcctaaacaacgCAATGGGAAGCATATTGATCTGAGCAAAAGACCCCAAAAAAAGAAACAATCCCTAATTTGCAAATTCAGCGAATGTGCTTTCATTTCTACCTATAACAATCATCTACATCAGGCAACTCATTAAgatcaaaatcaagaactttACTAGCATTACCAATATTAATCTCGGACCCATCATCTTGTTTTGCTGTATCGCTCTTAATTATTTCTTGATCGATCGTATTCTCGATTGTCATCTTGAACTTGTTATGACTTGACCTATGACCTCCCAACGCTTGGTGACTAGTAAACGTCTTGCCACATATGCTACACATTTTTTTCCCCGGTGTTACATTTTTAATTTGCTGCTTCTCATCAGGCCTTCCGCAGACCCCACTTGTAGAAttacactgagtttgttgttgttgcttctgaTCAGGCATTGATCTCTTCTTGTTAGCCATGACAAAACAATCTTTTGATTCAATGCCCGAACAATAATCATCCTCTATATCATCAGCCTTTCTCTTGCCTTTAGCTTTATCCTTCAATGGAAGATCAGGAGTGACTGAATTGCTACACATGACTTCTAACTCCTCGGTTTTTGTGTGGCGATTTTTCGGAGAATTAATGTTGTTGACACCATTGACTAATCTTATGAGCTGATGAACAGCATCTTGAAGTTCCTTATCATCTGAATTTGAGATTGATGATAATTTGGCGGATCGCCCTCGCTTATCTTTCACAGCCCAGCTCTTCAAACAATCTTTTAAATCAACCTTTGGAAAAGCAGGTGCAacattaatattaatattaatattgcTAGCTGATTCAATCTCATGTAATTCTTTGTACTCTTGAGTATTAAGAAAATAATcgtcattatcatcatcatcatcataatcaAGGGAATTATTAGCTGGAAAAACTAACACCCCTTTATTTTTGAAGTTGTCTTTGTTATTAGGAGGTTTCATACCTCTCCAATCTCTATCAGGATGACATCTCATATGACCAAACAAAGATTTTTTTGATGGAAAATTCTTCCCACAAAGATCACATGTTATTTTCTTAaccccatcttcttcttctaccAAGATTCTTGATCTCTTTGAAGATTGACCATAATTGTTGACTTTGAGTTGTTTATTTTTCCAAGATTCTTCTCTattatttgcttgaacatgtgcaCTGCTCATATGACCTCCTAAAGCTTTTCCTGAGCTAAACTGTTTTCCACACTCACTACATATATGATCCTTTTTTTTCAAGATTATTTCTTCTTGAATACCATTGATTTCTTTTTCCTCctcctcaacaacaacaacctctTCTTTAAGCTTTGGCATCTTTATCTTCACTTTTAAACT is drawn from Nicotiana tabacum cultivar K326 chromosome 9, ASM71507v2, whole genome shotgun sequence and contains these coding sequences:
- the LOC107831697 gene encoding uncharacterized protein LOC107831697 — protein: MEADNQEENHELKSTKRSLQEINRSCEKAVSSGDKSSLKVKIKMPKLKEEVVVVEEEEKEINGIQEEIILKKKDHICSECGKQFSSGKALGGHMSSAHVQANNREESWKNKQLKVNNYGQSSKRSRILVEEEDGVKKITCDLCGKNFPSKKSLFGHMRCHPDRDWRGMKPPNNKDNFKNKGVLVFPANNSLDYDDDDDNDDYFLNTQEYKELHEIESASNINININVAPAFPKVDLKDCLKSWAVKDKRGRSAKLSSISNSDDKELQDAVHQLIRLVNGVNNINSPKNRHTKTEELEVMCSNSVTPDLPLKDKAKGKRKADDIEDDYCSGIESKDCFVMANKKRSMPDQKQQQQTQCNSTSGVCGRPDEKQQIKNVTPGKKMCSICGKTFTSHQALGGHRSSHNKFKMTIENTIDQEIIKSDTAKQDDGSEINIGNASKVLDFDLNELPDVDDCYR